The Zobellia alginiliquefaciens genome contains a region encoding:
- a CDS encoding carbon starvation CstA family protein — MVSFIISVLVLILGYYTYGKLVERIFGIDTEKETPAIRLRDDIDFMPLPAWRIFLIQFLNIAGLGPIFGAIAGAMFGPAAFLWIVLGSIFAGAVHDYFSGMLSVRHDGLSISEIVGIYLGPQMKHIMRFFTVILLIFVGTVFLMGPAKIIDGMTGNMWNLWIWVGIILVYYILSTLLPIDKMIGKLYPIFGIAMLLMAFGLVIALFFGDYHIPELVPANLVNMTSDPEATPLFPILFVTIACGAISGFHATQSPLMARCMKNERLGRKIFFGTMITEGIVALIWAAAAMTFFGNVGGLNDAMLANGNNAAWAANEISLNMLGKIGGVLALLGIVAAPITSGDTAFRSARLILSDIIKTDQKQIKNRLYISIPLFIIAFVLTQIDFGIIWRYFAWSNQTLSTVVLWTITAYLIYENKLYWITLIPAIFMTMVCTTYILIAPEGFELENNIAYIGGTVLTIGFSLLFWYYAVQRKKVYVSLG; from the coding sequence ATGGTTTCCTTCATTATTTCTGTTCTTGTACTTATACTGGGTTATTATACCTATGGCAAACTGGTAGAACGTATTTTCGGAATCGACACGGAAAAGGAAACCCCTGCAATTCGTTTACGGGATGATATTGATTTTATGCCACTACCGGCTTGGCGTATATTTCTTATTCAATTTTTGAATATTGCGGGACTAGGACCCATTTTTGGTGCCATTGCGGGAGCCATGTTCGGACCTGCCGCTTTTCTGTGGATTGTCCTGGGAAGTATCTTTGCCGGAGCCGTTCACGATTATTTTTCCGGTATGCTCTCCGTTAGACATGACGGATTGAGTATTAGCGAAATAGTGGGCATCTATCTGGGGCCTCAGATGAAACATATTATGCGTTTTTTCACGGTGATATTATTAATTTTTGTGGGGACCGTTTTCCTAATGGGACCGGCAAAAATTATAGATGGCATGACCGGAAACATGTGGAATCTTTGGATATGGGTAGGTATAATTCTAGTATATTACATTTTATCCACCTTACTCCCAATAGACAAAATGATAGGAAAATTGTATCCTATTTTTGGTATTGCCATGCTCTTAATGGCCTTTGGATTGGTCATCGCCCTCTTTTTTGGAGACTATCATATTCCGGAATTGGTACCGGCAAATTTAGTGAACATGACGTCTGACCCGGAAGCAACGCCGCTCTTCCCCATTCTTTTTGTTACCATTGCCTGTGGAGCTATTTCTGGTTTTCATGCTACACAATCCCCACTTATGGCCAGATGTATGAAAAATGAACGGTTAGGGAGAAAAATTTTCTTCGGCACCATGATTACCGAAGGTATCGTAGCACTGATCTGGGCTGCCGCTGCAATGACGTTCTTTGGCAATGTAGGCGGTCTAAACGACGCTATGTTGGCCAATGGAAATAACGCAGCTTGGGCGGCTAATGAAATCTCTTTAAACATGCTAGGTAAAATAGGAGGTGTTTTAGCACTATTGGGAATTGTTGCAGCCCCAATTACATCAGGTGATACCGCATTTCGCTCGGCACGATTAATTTTATCAGATATTATTAAAACCGACCAGAAACAGATTAAAAATAGGCTTTACATCAGTATTCCCCTATTTATCATCGCCTTTGTTCTCACTCAAATTGATTTTGGAATTATTTGGAGGTACTTTGCTTGGAGCAACCAGACCTTGTCCACCGTGGTCTTATGGACGATTACCGCATATCTTATTTATGAAAACAAATTGTATTGGATAACCCTAATTCCGGCCATATTTATGACCATGGTATGTACCACATATATACTTATTGCTCCAGAAGGCTTTGAACTAGAGAACAACATTGCCTACATAGGCGGTACAGTCCTTACCATTGGATTTTCATTACTGTTCTGGTATTATGCCGTTCAGCGAAAAAAAGTTTATGTGAGTTTAGGGTAA
- a CDS encoding GntR family transcriptional regulator, translating to MVKLSIEKNSKKPKYLLLADSITSQIEQKQLVLNQRLPSVNKLSAHFNFSRETVFKALNHLSEKGIVRAVDKIGYFVNDLSVETEFKVFFMLDKFTPFKEDLYNSLIARLGDKVKVRLYFHHQNEEIFAPLILDNLKNYTHFVITTYIRDSKTVKKVLNKVPPEKLIILDKYEPNIDGDCGMVFQDFENDIFNLLSENLERVKKYNKLMLLNPLNAPHGDFVQKGFERFCTEFSFESDVQNGFSTDYFEKGCLYITIDAYDRDMVEIIKMCRKVGWKLGNEIGLISYNDTSTKEILDGGISVISTDFKKMGEEAAKMILEGRRERKGNESQLILRSSF from the coding sequence ATGGTAAAGCTTAGTATAGAAAAGAACTCAAAGAAGCCCAAATACCTTCTGCTGGCAGACAGTATTACCTCTCAAATTGAACAAAAGCAACTGGTTCTTAATCAGCGTTTACCTTCAGTAAACAAGCTATCGGCACATTTTAATTTTAGTCGAGAAACCGTATTTAAAGCGCTCAACCACCTTAGTGAAAAGGGCATCGTTAGGGCCGTGGACAAGATAGGTTACTTTGTTAATGACCTTTCCGTAGAGACGGAATTCAAGGTGTTTTTTATGTTGGATAAATTTACTCCTTTTAAAGAGGATTTATATAACTCTTTAATTGCTCGGTTAGGTGATAAAGTAAAGGTTCGTCTTTATTTTCATCATCAAAACGAAGAGATATTTGCCCCATTAATTCTAGACAATCTTAAAAATTATACACATTTCGTTATCACTACATATATAAGGGATTCTAAAACAGTGAAGAAGGTGCTGAACAAGGTTCCACCGGAAAAACTTATAATTCTAGATAAATATGAGCCTAATATTGATGGGGATTGTGGCATGGTTTTTCAAGATTTTGAAAATGACATTTTCAATTTGCTGTCAGAGAATCTTGAAAGGGTGAAAAAGTATAACAAATTGATGCTATTGAACCCATTAAATGCACCTCACGGAGATTTTGTTCAGAAAGGCTTTGAACGATTTTGTACTGAATTTTCTTTTGAAAGCGATGTTCAAAATGGCTTTTCTACGGATTATTTTGAGAAAGGTTGTCTCTACATCACTATTGATGCTTATGATAGAGATATGGTAGAGATTATAAAAATGTGTCGCAAAGTGGGTTGGAAATTAGGTAATGAAATAGGCCTTATCAGCTATAATGATACGAGTACGAAGGAAATTTTAGATGGAGGAATCTCCGTTATCAGTACCGATTTTAAGAAAATGGGAGAAGAAGCCGCTAAAATGATTTTAGAAGGACGAAGAGAGCGGAAAGGAAATGAGAGCCAACTGATTCTTAGAAGCTCTTTCTAG
- a CDS encoding SusC/RagA family TonB-linked outer membrane protein, with protein sequence MKQAIVCFLLTVFAFSEISAQITVSGTVSDEQGVPIPGVNIVEKGTTNGIVADFDGNFSIEVPEDATLVFSSIGYGTIEKPVNSQSTINATMAEEASQLDEVVVVGYGTQKAVNLTGSVETVKAEEIAKQPVAQASQALAGLVPGLTATQSSGQPGADGAAIRIRGVGTLGNGAKNNPLILVDGIPDDINGLDPSDIESISVLKDASASAIYGSRAANGVILITTKRGKEGKISTTYNTYVGIQSVAQNLKFMDALGYMEAFNSAEPGAFSEETLNQYRSGNGVGTEALPNTDWVDLLFSSAAIQQYHSLSVRGGSEKLKTASSISFTDQEGNIANFDFQRYNGRFNIDYALSKKLDVAFDLNFRREVKSQPARLQDLTRSAYRLQPLFVAYNDDGTYGSGFGGSNPVALANSTAKDETISNYFRALAKVTYRPFNNFSISATYAPQFFDRDQDDYRAKYMYYEGSGGTMQTSVGGGSSESSLFKQTFTTFQDNFNAVANWGKEFGDHNVSVLGGYEFLKFQSEIWSASRRGFVLDDYRGLDNGLPDTQLNSGNSTLNGLESLFGRFNYSYKDKYLLEANVRRDASSRFAEGFRSATFPSFSLGWVVSEENFLKDSETLNFLKFRASWGQLGNQFIFSANQTDNNGDAVQGADGSAVAQEVNFPYTSLFGLGNANAVIGGTPIVGGAQTVLANSQLQWETGETQNIGVDAKFLNSRLSFTGEYYVRKTKDILLGVTIPTSVGLDAPVQNAGEVWNTGYDISIGWNDMIGEDFRYGINLNYSGFDNEIKDLGGLNQLPPTNTINRVGEEIGAIYGLKVEGLYQESDFDTDGNLNSALPSPGFGAIQAGDIKYADISGPDGVPDGAITNDDRTIIGSNITTENWGLELFSAYKGLDLSISLLGAGGRDVVLEGDAGWAFYNAGKIQEWQGDYWTPDNTDAEYPRLTPGSSHSNWRVNETWMHDASYVRLRNVTLGYKLPRDFIDKFNIANARIYLSGQNLATWDNMPDGIDPLTPQFSTGSFYPVTKVFTMGLNVTF encoded by the coding sequence ATGAAACAAGCAATTGTATGCTTTCTCCTCACGGTATTTGCATTTAGCGAAATATCGGCCCAAATTACGGTTTCGGGTACCGTAAGTGATGAACAAGGTGTTCCCATACCCGGGGTCAACATTGTAGAAAAGGGAACAACAAATGGAATTGTGGCCGACTTTGATGGCAATTTTTCCATTGAAGTACCTGAAGATGCCACTCTGGTATTCAGTTCAATTGGTTACGGAACCATTGAAAAACCAGTAAACTCCCAATCCACGATCAATGCTACCATGGCGGAAGAAGCGTCACAACTAGACGAAGTGGTCGTAGTGGGCTACGGGACCCAAAAAGCGGTTAATCTAACCGGTTCTGTAGAAACGGTAAAAGCGGAAGAAATAGCAAAACAACCGGTTGCCCAAGCCTCTCAGGCACTAGCAGGTCTTGTTCCTGGTCTTACCGCAACCCAGTCCAGTGGCCAGCCCGGTGCCGATGGTGCCGCTATTCGTATTCGCGGTGTAGGCACTCTAGGAAATGGCGCTAAGAACAATCCCTTGATCTTGGTAGATGGTATCCCGGATGACATTAACGGATTGGACCCTAGTGATATTGAATCCATATCTGTTCTTAAGGATGCTTCGGCTTCTGCAATTTACGGGTCTCGTGCCGCTAACGGTGTGATTCTTATTACTACCAAAAGAGGTAAGGAAGGTAAAATATCAACAACTTATAATACCTACGTAGGTATACAAAGCGTAGCGCAAAACTTAAAGTTCATGGACGCTTTGGGATATATGGAAGCCTTTAATAGCGCTGAGCCAGGTGCATTCTCGGAAGAAACCTTAAATCAATACCGTTCTGGGAATGGGGTTGGTACAGAGGCATTGCCCAATACGGATTGGGTAGACCTTCTTTTTAGTTCTGCAGCAATACAACAGTACCACAGCTTGTCCGTTCGTGGTGGTTCAGAAAAACTGAAGACCGCTAGTTCTATCTCTTTTACAGATCAAGAAGGTAACATAGCAAATTTTGATTTTCAGCGATACAACGGTAGGTTCAACATAGATTATGCGCTTAGCAAAAAGCTAGATGTTGCCTTTGACTTGAACTTTAGACGAGAAGTAAAAAGCCAGCCTGCAAGACTGCAAGACCTTACGCGGTCTGCATACCGATTACAGCCGCTATTTGTTGCGTATAATGATGACGGCACTTACGGCTCTGGTTTTGGTGGCAGTAATCCTGTTGCACTTGCAAACTCGACGGCAAAAGACGAAACAATTTCTAATTACTTTAGAGCGCTTGCCAAAGTAACATACCGGCCTTTTAACAATTTCTCTATTTCTGCAACCTATGCTCCTCAGTTTTTTGACAGAGATCAAGACGACTATAGAGCTAAATATATGTATTACGAAGGTTCTGGAGGAACAATGCAAACTTCTGTTGGAGGTGGTTCTTCTGAAAGTTCATTGTTCAAACAAACTTTTACCACTTTCCAAGACAACTTCAACGCTGTTGCCAACTGGGGAAAAGAATTTGGAGACCACAACGTTTCTGTTTTAGGTGGATATGAATTTTTAAAATTTCAATCTGAAATATGGTCTGCAAGCAGAAGAGGTTTCGTACTTGATGACTACAGAGGTTTAGACAATGGATTACCTGATACCCAGCTAAACTCAGGAAATTCCACACTTAACGGACTAGAGTCTCTATTTGGTAGATTCAATTACTCTTATAAAGACAAGTATCTTTTAGAGGCCAATGTTAGGAGAGATGCTTCCTCTCGTTTTGCAGAAGGTTTTCGTTCTGCAACCTTTCCTTCATTCTCTTTGGGATGGGTAGTATCGGAAGAAAACTTCTTAAAAGATAGCGAAACGTTGAACTTCCTTAAGTTTAGGGCTTCTTGGGGTCAACTAGGGAATCAATTTATCTTTTCGGCAAATCAAACGGATAACAATGGAGACGCTGTACAAGGAGCTGATGGCTCTGCGGTGGCACAGGAGGTTAATTTCCCTTATACGTCACTATTTGGTCTAGGTAACGCCAATGCTGTAATTGGTGGTACGCCAATTGTTGGTGGGGCACAGACGGTACTGGCAAATTCACAATTACAATGGGAAACGGGTGAGACCCAAAATATTGGTGTCGATGCAAAATTTTTAAACAGTAGACTTTCGTTTACCGGTGAATACTATGTACGTAAGACCAAAGACATTTTATTAGGCGTTACCATACCTACTTCCGTTGGCCTTGATGCTCCAGTCCAAAATGCCGGTGAAGTTTGGAATACAGGTTATGACATTTCAATTGGATGGAACGATATGATTGGTGAGGATTTTAGATATGGCATTAACCTTAACTATTCCGGTTTTGATAATGAAATCAAAGATTTGGGCGGATTGAACCAATTACCTCCTACAAACACGATAAATAGAGTTGGCGAGGAAATAGGTGCTATCTACGGTCTAAAGGTAGAAGGCTTATATCAAGAAAGTGATTTTGACACAGACGGAAATCTGAACAGCGCATTACCAAGTCCTGGTTTTGGAGCTATTCAGGCCGGTGATATTAAATATGCCGATATTTCTGGACCGGATGGCGTTCCTGATGGTGCCATCACAAATGATGACCGTACCATTATAGGAAGCAACATTACTACCGAAAACTGGGGGCTTGAGCTTTTCTCAGCGTATAAAGGTCTAGACCTTTCTATTTCTCTATTAGGAGCAGGAGGACGTGATGTAGTGTTGGAAGGTGATGCAGGTTGGGCGTTTTACAATGCCGGTAAAATTCAAGAATGGCAAGGTGATTACTGGACTCCTGATAATACAGATGCAGAGTATCCTCGTTTAACCCCAGGTAGTTCTCACTCAAACTGGAGAGTTAACGAAACCTGGATGCACGATGCCTCATACGTAAGGTTAAGAAATGTAACCTTAGGCTATAAACTGCCACGAGATTTTATCGATAAATTCAATATTGCGAATGCTAGAATCTACCTATCAGGTCAGAACTTGGCAACTTGGGATAATATGCCAGATGGCATAGACCCATTAACCCCGCAATTCTCAACTGGGTCATTTTACCCTGTAACCAAGGTATTTACCATGGGGCTTAACGTAACTTTCTAA
- a CDS encoding RagB/SusD family nutrient uptake outer membrane protein, with the protein MKNIKYIIILSIGLLVFGSCEDNVLNLEDPGSPTDATFFRTEAQLEVALTGIYEQINYVSSVPFPQLLDHTTDYAFNRGNVGGTIAATTGGLTSTESLVNGFWNNFYTGVQRANNLLTNMDKAADASDPNRFEQIKAEALFLRSLFYSYLTELYGDVPFRTEVTSLEELEIVARTPKAEIVASIISDLQEAAAILPPTQPATERGRASANAANALISRIALYNEDYELAESAALKVMNSPETPSLYPDYEGLFTDAGVGSSEVLFDLSYINGTKTHGLSQRQGSRFGGWCQLVPAQQTVDSYETINGLPIDEDPEYDPANPFENRDPRLAATIALPNRVWTGHIIQQHSDSIATWRIEDGVKVERVFNPNSANPAGRTIVDPYDGTEYVTGGANRFTAFSGYFWKKFSDAPRLLGSLSGGPSPLQSEQTIYLIRYAEVLLNYAEAKIEAGSIDGSVLDALNSVRERAYANSGVPFPAVSTTDQAELRKIVRRERKVEFADEGLRLFDIRRWKIAEKVLNTTLLGGPANGFSKIGDLGFVPNIDDDGHIDYTGAPTQPRVELGNLDYRELEERTFDAGKHYLWPIPQAEIDATEKVVTQNPGY; encoded by the coding sequence ATGAAAAATATAAAATATATCATCATCTTAAGTATCGGCCTACTTGTTTTTGGGTCATGCGAAGACAATGTCCTTAATCTAGAAGATCCCGGAAGTCCTACCGATGCAACCTTCTTTAGAACGGAAGCGCAACTAGAGGTAGCCTTGACCGGTATTTACGAACAAATAAATTATGTTAGTTCGGTTCCTTTTCCACAATTATTGGATCACACCACAGATTACGCTTTTAACAGAGGTAATGTAGGGGGAACCATTGCTGCAACCACTGGAGGCCTTACCTCTACTGAAAGCCTTGTAAATGGTTTTTGGAACAATTTCTATACAGGAGTGCAACGCGCTAACAACCTATTGACCAATATGGACAAGGCGGCAGACGCATCAGACCCTAATCGTTTTGAGCAAATTAAGGCAGAAGCCCTTTTTCTACGTTCTCTTTTCTATAGTTACCTAACGGAACTTTATGGAGATGTTCCCTTTAGAACCGAGGTAACCTCGCTAGAAGAACTGGAAATAGTAGCCAGGACCCCAAAGGCTGAAATAGTAGCAAGCATTATATCTGATTTGCAGGAAGCTGCTGCCATACTCCCTCCTACCCAACCGGCTACGGAGAGAGGTCGTGCATCGGCAAACGCTGCAAACGCACTAATCTCGCGTATTGCTCTCTATAATGAAGACTACGAATTAGCGGAAAGTGCCGCTCTTAAAGTAATGAACTCGCCAGAAACTCCTTCATTGTACCCAGATTACGAGGGGCTATTTACAGATGCTGGTGTAGGTTCTTCCGAAGTGTTATTTGACCTTTCCTATATTAACGGAACAAAAACCCACGGCCTGTCTCAAAGACAAGGTAGTAGATTTGGTGGATGGTGCCAATTGGTACCTGCGCAACAAACGGTAGACAGTTATGAAACAATAAACGGATTACCTATTGACGAAGATCCAGAATACGACCCTGCTAATCCGTTCGAAAATCGTGATCCAAGATTGGCGGCAACAATTGCCTTGCCCAACAGAGTTTGGACGGGCCATATTATTCAACAGCATAGTGATAGTATTGCTACATGGCGAATAGAAGACGGTGTTAAAGTAGAGCGTGTATTCAACCCAAATTCGGCCAATCCTGCAGGACGTACCATAGTTGATCCTTATGACGGTACGGAATATGTAACCGGCGGCGCTAACCGTTTTACCGCTTTTAGTGGTTATTTCTGGAAAAAATTCTCGGATGCCCCAAGGTTATTGGGCTCATTATCCGGTGGACCTAGCCCATTACAATCAGAACAGACCATTTATTTGATTCGGTATGCCGAAGTACTTTTAAACTATGCAGAAGCTAAAATTGAAGCTGGTTCCATAGACGGTAGCGTTTTAGACGCTCTTAATTCCGTGCGTGAAAGAGCTTATGCCAATAGTGGCGTTCCTTTTCCTGCTGTATCCACTACCGATCAGGCAGAGCTTAGAAAAATTGTTAGAAGGGAACGTAAAGTAGAGTTTGCAGATGAAGGTTTAAGATTGTTTGATATTAGGCGATGGAAAATTGCCGAAAAAGTATTGAACACCACTCTTTTGGGTGGCCCCGCAAACGGATTCAGTAAAATAGGAGATTTAGGTTTTGTACCTAACATTGATGATGA
- a CDS encoding FAD-dependent oxidoreductase, with protein MKKLLIVTLLLFSSISLFAQDVLVEAESFDNPGGWLVDPQFVEQMGSPYLNAHGMGKPVKNASTKVNFNKSGSYHIWVRTMNWVPGEWEAPGKFQLKVNEAVLDTVLGTRSGWGWQYAGETKINKKNETHIELVDLTGFNGRCDAIYFSTKKTTPPSSPKKLAAWRQELAAEPNAPEELKTYDLVVVGGGLAGCAAAIAGAEQGLKVALIHDRPVLGGNASEEIRVHTEGIYGNFERILKKIDTKHYPNGSAESKLDQQKRDENVKSYDNIDLFLNWRAYDAISEENSVKYVDARQTFTGERKRFTAPYFVDSTGDGWIGFWAGAEFSYGRESVDTYGEYWEEHGELWSPKEADNAVMGSSVLWGSKDTDSPQSFPEVPWAMPVSKDYAEVNGEWQWEFSRNDLSQIDDAEEIRDHMLRAIYGSFSNAKKDEVNKNRKLEWVSYLVGKRESRRLVGDHIFTFNDAKEGREFPDGVVIEKRAVDVHYQTVLEDEKNPDFISEALFYRGPQYYIPYRSLYSKNISNLFMAGRNFSCSHAGLGGPRVMLTTGQMGAAVGYAASLCKKYEVMPREIYTGYLQEYLDLIEEQKYEKIPTSKK; from the coding sequence ATGAAAAAGTTACTGATTGTTACCCTGCTCCTCTTTAGTTCAATTTCTTTGTTCGCTCAAGACGTACTCGTTGAAGCCGAAAGCTTTGATAATCCGGGTGGTTGGCTGGTAGACCCACAATTCGTTGAGCAAATGGGTTCTCCTTATCTGAATGCACATGGTATGGGAAAACCCGTAAAAAATGCTTCCACAAAAGTTAATTTCAATAAATCCGGTTCGTACCATATTTGGGTGCGCACTATGAACTGGGTTCCAGGGGAATGGGAAGCTCCTGGAAAATTTCAGTTAAAAGTGAACGAGGCCGTACTAGATACGGTATTGGGCACACGTTCCGGTTGGGGCTGGCAATATGCAGGCGAAACAAAAATCAATAAGAAAAATGAAACACATATAGAGTTAGTTGACCTTACTGGTTTTAACGGCCGCTGTGATGCCATCTATTTTTCTACCAAAAAAACAACACCTCCATCATCTCCTAAAAAGTTAGCGGCTTGGCGTCAAGAACTAGCTGCGGAACCAAATGCACCAGAGGAATTAAAAACCTATGATTTAGTGGTTGTAGGCGGAGGATTGGCAGGCTGCGCTGCAGCAATAGCCGGTGCAGAACAAGGTTTAAAGGTGGCATTGATTCATGATCGCCCAGTTTTAGGGGGTAACGCCAGTGAAGAGATACGTGTTCATACCGAAGGTATTTATGGCAATTTTGAGCGTATCCTTAAAAAAATAGACACCAAGCACTACCCTAACGGTTCGGCAGAATCTAAACTGGACCAGCAAAAAAGAGACGAAAATGTTAAGAGCTATGATAATATAGATTTATTCCTAAACTGGCGTGCTTATGATGCTATTTCGGAAGAAAACAGTGTAAAATATGTAGATGCCAGACAAACGTTTACAGGGGAAAGAAAACGGTTTACAGCACCCTATTTTGTAGACTCTACAGGTGATGGCTGGATAGGTTTTTGGGCTGGCGCCGAATTCTCGTACGGTCGTGAAAGCGTAGATACCTACGGAGAATATTGGGAAGAGCACGGTGAATTATGGAGTCCAAAAGAAGCGGATAATGCTGTTATGGGTTCTTCCGTTCTTTGGGGATCTAAAGACACGGATAGTCCGCAGAGTTTTCCAGAAGTACCTTGGGCCATGCCGGTATCAAAGGATTATGCAGAAGTCAATGGCGAATGGCAATGGGAGTTCAGTAGAAACGACCTGAGCCAAATTGACGATGCCGAAGAAATACGCGACCACATGCTACGTGCTATTTATGGTTCATTTTCCAATGCCAAAAAAGACGAGGTAAACAAGAACCGAAAATTGGAGTGGGTTTCATACTTGGTTGGAAAACGGGAATCGAGAAGACTAGTGGGCGACCATATTTTTACCTTTAACGATGCTAAAGAAGGACGTGAATTTCCCGATGGCGTCGTTATCGAGAAAAGAGCGGTAGACGTTCATTACCAAACGGTATTAGAGGACGAGAAAAATCCAGATTTCATTTCGGAAGCCTTATTTTATAGAGGGCCGCAATATTACATTCCGTACAGAAGCCTGTATTCTAAAAACATTAGCAACCTTTTTATGGCCGGTCGTAATTTCAGCTGCTCCCACGCAGGGCTCGGTGGGCCACGTGTTATGCTTACTACCGGGCAAATGGGTGCTGCCGTTGGTTATGCGGCTTCCCTTTGTAAAAAATACGAGGTTATGCCACGTGAAATTTACACAGGTTATTTACAGGAATATCTAGATTTAATAGAAGAACAGAAATACGAAAAGATTCCTACGTCTAAAAAATGA